In Duganella zoogloeoides, a single genomic region encodes these proteins:
- a CDS encoding urease subunit gamma → MELTPREKDKLLIFTAGIVAERRLARGLKLNYPEAVALITCAIMEGARDGKTVAQLMSEGQTILSRKDVMDGIPEMIPDIQVEATFPDGSKLVTVHNPIP, encoded by the coding sequence ATGGAACTGACACCCAGAGAAAAAGACAAACTGCTGATCTTCACCGCCGGCATCGTGGCCGAGCGCCGCCTGGCGCGCGGATTGAAGCTCAATTATCCGGAAGCGGTGGCGTTGATCACTTGCGCCATCATGGAAGGCGCGCGCGACGGCAAGACCGTGGCGCAGCTGATGTCCGAGGGGCAGACCATCCTGTCGCGCAAGGATGTCATGGATGGCATCCCCGAGATGATCCCGGACATCCAGGTCGAAGCCACTTTCCCCGACGGCAGCAAGCTTGTCACCGTCCACAATCCCATACCCTGA
- a CDS encoding urease subunit beta: MIPGEYRLKEGEIGLNEGRETATVVVTNQGDRPVQIGSHFHFFEVNTELKFERWKAYGKRLNIAAGTAVRFEPGQQRTVELVTLSGDMEVYGFSGKVMGKLDPNPPKE; encoded by the coding sequence ATGATTCCCGGTGAATATCGACTCAAGGAAGGCGAGATCGGTCTCAACGAAGGCCGCGAGACCGCCACGGTGGTGGTGACCAACCAGGGCGACCGCCCGGTGCAGATCGGCTCGCACTTCCACTTTTTTGAAGTGAACACGGAGCTCAAGTTCGAGCGCTGGAAGGCTTACGGCAAGCGCCTCAACATCGCCGCCGGCACTGCGGTCCGGTTCGAGCCGGGCCAGCAACGCACGGTGGAACTGGTCACGCTGTCGGGCGACATGGAAGTCTATGGCTTCAGCGGCAAAGTCATGGGCAAGCTGGACCCGAATCCCCCCAAAGAATAA